In a single window of the Dryobates pubescens isolate bDryPub1 chromosome Z, bDryPub1.pri, whole genome shotgun sequence genome:
- the NTF3 gene encoding neurotrophin-3: protein MVTPTTILQVNKVMSILFYVIFLAYLCGIQSANMDQRSLPEESLNSLIIKLIQADILKNKLSKQMVDIKESYPTAAPRADSQQETDGEENVKSDFQPVISVDTDLLRQQRRYNSPRVLLSGNTPLEPPPLYLTEDYIGNSVVVNRTSRRKRYAEHKSHRGEYSVCDSESLWVTDKSSAIDIRGHQVTVLGEIKTGSSPVKQYFYETRCKEAKPVKNGCRGIDDKHWNSQCKTSQTYVRALTSENNKLVGWRWIRIDTSCVCALSRKTGRT from the coding sequence ATCTTACAGGTGAACAAGGTGATGTCCATCTTGTTTTATGTGATATTTCTCGCTTATCTTTGCGGCATCCAGTCTGCCAACATGGACCAGAGGAGCTTGCCAGAAGAGTCGCTCAATTCTCTTATCATTAAACTCATCCAGGCGGACATTTTGAAGAACAAGCTTTCCAAGCAGATGGTGGACATTAAGGAAAGCTACCCAACCGCGGCGCCCAGAGCGGACAGCCAGCAGGAGACGGATGGGGAGGAAAATGTGAAATCAGACTTCCAGCCAGTTATCTCAGTGGACACAGACCTCTTAAGGCAGCAGAGACGCTACAACTCGCCCCGTGTCCTCCTGAGCGGCAACACCCCCCTGGAACCCCCGCCGCTGTACCTCACCGAGGATTACATCGGGAACTCCGTGGTGGTGAACAGAACCTCCCGGCGGAAACGGTACGCGGAGCACAAGAGCCACCGAGGGGAATATTCCGTTTGTGACAGTGAGAGCTTGTGGGTGACGGACAAATCGTCTGCCATCGACATCAGAGGACACCAGGTGACTGTGCTGGGAGAGATTAAAACGGGCAGCTCGCCGGTGAAGCAGTACTTTTACGAGACGAGGTGCAAAGAGGCCAAGCCCGTGAAAAACGGCTGCCGGGGCATCGACGACAAGCACTGGAACTCCCAATGCAAGACCTCCCAGACTTACGTCCGAGCACTGACTTCTGAAAACAACAAACTGGTAGGCTGGCGATGGATAAGGATAGACACCTCCTGCGTCTGCGCCTTGTCCAGGAAAACAGGGAGAACATAG